The Zingiber officinale cultivar Zhangliang chromosome 2A, Zo_v1.1, whole genome shotgun sequence genomic sequence CTCGGCAAGGGGAGAAGGTTTTCTACTTCCCCCAAGGGCATATTGAGCAGGTAGGCTCGGGCTCGTTTTCTTCTGTTAAAGATCGAAAATTTAGGGTTTCTTGTGGCTGTTTGGGAACCGCATGACTGATTTAAGATCAATTTTCTGCTTTTAGGTGGAGGCTTCCACTAATCAGGTGGCCGACAAGCAGATGCGAGTTTATGAGCTGTCGTCTAAGATCCTTTGCCGCGTGATTAATGTCCAGTTGAAGGTACTGTGAAGCTCTCATCTTTTAGGAAGCACTGATGTTTTCAAGGGTTGATATTATTCTGTTTTTCTTTCTCGTTGTTGCACTCTAAAATTAGGCCGAACCAGAGACAGATGAGGTGTTTGCTCAGGTGATGTTGTTTCCCGAGCCAAGTGTAAGGCTTTCCTACCGCCTCTTTGATTTAGATTTGTGTTTATTTTTTGGTATTGTTTTGCAATTGAAGCTATTTCAACTATTTTGCTACTTTGCTAATCTATTAGCAAGATGAGAATGCAGTGGAGAAGGAGACTTTGTCGCCTCCACCTCCAAAACCTCATGTTTACTCCTTCTGCAAAACGTTGACTGCATCTGACACTAGTACCCATGGAGGCTTCTCTGTGTTGAGGAGGCATGCAGATGAATGCCTACCTCCCCTGGTGAGGGTTTCAACCTTCACCTCTGCTTACCTTCTTTTTCTATTAGCAGTAAGGTTGATATTAGGCTTAATTATTTCGTCCATCAGGACATGCGTCAACAACCTCCTACGCAAGAACTAGTGGCAAAAGACTTGCATGGGGCGGAGTGGCGCTTCCGCCACATCTTCCGTGGTAATGATTCTCACTGTAGCAAATTATTTGTTTAACTAATTGGTAGAGTTTGTGATGAGGATAATCTAGATATGTATTATATAAAATACTGATGCTTCCCTTAAATATTTTGACAGTGTGCGATCTAGGAATCTTTGATTATCTGTTACAGATGACTAGTAGTGTAAGATTAGAGGTTTCTAAAGATTTTCTGTGAACTAGATAGTTTCTACGTAATTAGAAACTTTTCTTGCTTATTCTCTTGTACTTGGTTTACAATGACTAAATTTGAGATGATACTTAGTACTGTTGAAATTGATCCTTCATTGCTTATAGGGTAGCCTGATGCATTATATTCTAGTAAATCCTGATTAATTAGTTAGTTTCCATCAATCATAGGTCAACCAAGGAGACATTTGCTTCAAAGTGGCTGGAGTGTCTTTGTTAGTTCAAAAAGGCTTGTTGCTGGGGATGCTTTTATTTTCCTGAGGTCTTGCTTTTATCTTCTTTCGTCTCCCCTATATTTGTGTTCTATAACTAATTTGTTGCTGAAAATCAATTTATGGCTTAGAGGGGAAAATGGCGAATTACGTGTGGGCGTGAGACGTGCAATGAGACAACAGGCAAATGTTCCATCGTCTGTCATATCAAGCCATAACATGCACCTTGGTGTCCTTGCAACCGCATGGCATGCTCTTACCACTGGAACAATGTTTACTGTTTACTATAAACCAAGGTAAGGTATTGGATGTATTGGACTGTATTGTGAGTGTGtgggaaaaaaaaatcttatttagtAGAAGGAAATAGAATGCAATGTGGTTTGCTTCTTGATGATTGTACATTGGTTACAATTTCTCATTTATCAACTTCTAATTCTAACTACTGAATTGATGGAAATAGGACAAGTCCATCTGAGTTCATTATCCCCTACAGTCAATATATGGAATCTATTAAAAACAATTATTCTATTGGAATGAGGTTCAAGATGAGGTTTGAAGGGGATGAGGCCCCTGAGCAGAGGTATCACTtcgtttgaattatatttctcaTCTCTAATGATTTTCCTAGATAACTTCTGGTACTATGTcggacttaaattttttttctgatTTCAACACATTGTAGGTTTACGGGTACTATAGTCGAAATAGGAGATGCTGATTCCAACATTTGGCCTGAATCAAAATGGAGATGTCTTAAGGTAATGTATTTGTATTTGTTTGTTATTTGTGTTATTTTTGTTCAAGTTCATTGATGTACCTATCTCACATCTCCTTTTTCTTATTCGTGTCAGGTTCGCTGGGATGAGAGCACATCCATTCCTCGCCCAGAGAGAGTTTCTCCATGGAAAGTAGAGCCTGCTGTGTCCCCTCCAGTGACCCCTCCAACCATGTCGAGGGCCAAAAAGTGTAGATCAAATGCTTTAGGACCTTCTTCTGATTCTTTTGTTCAGGCAAAAGAAGGTACAATATCTCATGTAAATCTCAAATTCTATATGTTATGACTTGTAAAAATGTTAGTTTTCTAATGTTGAATTCTTTAACAACAATTCTGATGTTAAATATCTGTAATACATCTGAAGCAACCACAGAACTTTCCCAAGGTCATGGAGCTTCCAGAGTTTTTCAGGATCAAGACATCATGCTGTTTAGAGGCAATTTGATTGATGGTAATGTGTTGAACTTTGCAGAGAAGTCCATGATACAACCTCCACCTGATGAGGGACTAAAAAAAAATGCTTCCTGCCAGAGACGGATTGATTCAGATAACCTTACTGAATTAACTAGGCCAACGCATAATTATGTAAATATAGGATTTCAGAATTTTGATGATTCACATAGGCCCTTTTCTGCCCAAGTTGCTCCAAGTCCAAGTGCCAGAAGTTCACTGATAAATTTTTTTCATCACCAAAATGAAGAACCAGCCTTGCATCCAGATCAATCTCCTTTGATGGCCTGCAATCATTCCTTTGAAACAGTGTCAAACTTGAAGATGCATGATAATGAGCTGCCTTATTTTGATACTCAGAATGCCAAATATGGCAGATTGATGGACTATTATCAAACACAAGGCATTTGGGCTCAGAAAAATCTACCTAATAGGTCAATGCATTTACAATTGGCTTCTCAATGTGAAATCATATCTTCGCCAAGGTTGATAAAACCTCATCCGTTGACTGTACTGTCTGATGAGATCACACAACCCAAAGAAAGGGAGAGCTGCAAATTATTTGGTTTTGATCTCAACAATACCACTACAATATCTTACCAAGGAATTCCAGGAACAAATGCTTCATATGGGCCATTATTATATAGCCAAACAACTGCACCAATAATTGAGAAGGATGCCCGAGGAACTTATTACCCTCCTGAGTTGTCCAAAGAAACAAAGGCTATTGATTCCTCTACAGTTGAAAGTGAGAATGTGGAGTGTGTTCATCCTTGTCCACCATCAGATTTACAGAAGAAGCTTCAAGTTGTGTCAAACAGGAGCTGCaccaaggtttttttttttgttggtttTTGTTCTTTTTGTGCTCAATTTTCTCTTTATGTGTTATAGTATGTTTTCCTGTGTTTGTTTCTTTGATTGCTTCTTTTTGATTTAGTCCTCAGTGATCTTGTACTATCAATTATGCTTGGTTTTGTATTTGGTTCTTGtaaaaaaccctaaatatgaaTGCTGATCTGTCCACTAGTATCAAACACCAGTACAAATCTAGGTCTCCACCTTACTTGTTTCTATTATGTTTCACACATTAGCAATGGAGGTGTTTGTGTCCAACTTGAGAGTAGCTATTATAGTGTCAGGTGTTTGATTGGTAGTGGTAGATGATGCATCCGAGTGTCAGTCTTTATGCTGCCTATGCTAGAACTGATAACTTCCATTAAAATCAAATGATTTCTCCCTTTTGCAGTAACATCCATTTAGTTCTTCGCTTCTGACTGATTAATTTttttctagttccttctgctttTTGAATTTTGGTGTATGTGCAAGATCCAATGATTTTAAATCACATTTTCAGATTTGACTTAATGTGTAGTGTCCATCTCCACTCAGTCCATTAGTAGATCAAGAATGTCATGCTATAGAATGTACCTCTTTTTTATTGGAGAAGATGATTCTGTTTCCATTTTGATATCAGGTTCATaagcagggtgttgcacttggaAGATCTGTTGACTTAACGAAGTTTGATGGTTATGACCAATTGATCGAGGAGTTAGATCAGCTATTTGAATTCAAAGGAGAATTGATGGCTCCAAATAAAAATTGGATGATTGTATTTACTGATAATGAGGATGATATGATGCTTGTTGGAGATGACCCTTGGCAGTAAGCATGCTTCTACATTCCTAATGTTCttttcttatgtatatatatcTTCCATTTTCTATGTATAAAGTGGATATGTTGACAACTGGTGTTGTATAATTTTCTGCAGGGAATTTTGTGCTATGGTCCGTAAGATTTTTATATACACAAAAGAGGAGGTCCAGAAGATGGATTCAAGTACCTTGAACCCAAAAAATGAAGATTGTCCTGATATGAAAGAGAATGTCAAGGAAACAAAAGGCAGTCAATCTGCATCAtcatctaattcaaaaaactcatAGGTTTATCCTGCAATGTAAGTAGGAATCTCTTTTTGTTTAATATAAATTACCGTGATAATCATTTTATCCCATTATTTCCAAGGTTATTGAGATGTTTTATTTGAAAACTATGATAGGTTAGATCCTTCTCCATTAATTTGACATTTGAAAGATAACTCCAACAGTTAATCCCCGTACTTCATACTCATATTACAGCTAGTCAAGTATTTATGCAACATGTTATCTATCAATGAAAATTAAACTGCATCCTTTGTAAGAAAGACTGACAACTAGAAAACTAGTTCAATATCGCTACTAGTATTTCATATTTGTAAATTGATTTAAGCGAGAAGTTTGCAGGCTGACGACATCTTTGCCATGTGCAATTCAATCTTTGTAGGATCTTGAAGCACAAACAAAGTCAAGTCTCAACAACTAGTTCCATTATCTACTTACTTCCGTTGGATTTATTATTAATTTCACTCGTCAAGGTTTGTTATGTTTTCATTTACCAGAGCTAGAAGTGCAAGTAAGTACTGCTTCTCTAATCATGTAAATATAGCTCCTTCGCACTAAAACAATTAACCCTATGTGAAATCGCATCCTCATCCCCCTCCACGTGGGAGATGTTTGTCTATCTTTATAAAACGTTTGCTCTAGTGAGTGATCATGAATGAAGTTCTCATTTACTTTGCGAAGCTGTAGTTGGGGCAATTGCATGGTTCAGTTGGAACAATAATAGCTCTTTAGCCATAAATGTCTCATTGATCAGCAAGCTGGACGCTGGTTCGAATAATGTGGCATCAGTACTCCAGTAGCTTGTTTCATTGGTTTTGTTCTGTGCCTGCTCTCTCTTATCATTGATTACAGACCAGGACAAGCTACTGCAGAAGAGTCAGC encodes the following:
- the LOC122040972 gene encoding auxin response factor 7-like isoform X2, yielding MASSAEAFTKAGYGNEPGQAFPSDSAAGTGSEDMLYSELWHACAGPLVTLPRQGEKVFYFPQGHIEQVEASTNQVADKQMRVYELSSKILCRVINVQLKAEPETDEVFAQVMLFPEPSQDENAVEKETLSPPPPKPHVYSFCKTLTASDTSTHGGFSVLRRHADECLPPLDMRQQPPTQELVAKDLHGAEWRFRHIFRGQPRRHLLQSGWSVFVSSKRLVAGDAFIFLRGENGELRVGVRRAMRQQANVPSSVISSHNMHLGVLATAWHALTTGTMFTVYYKPRTSPSEFIIPYSQYMESIKNNYSIGMRFKMRFEGDEAPEQRFTGTIVEIGDADSNIWPESKWRCLKVRWDESTSIPRPERVSPWKVEPAVSPPVTPPTMSRAKKCRSNALGPSSDSFVQAKEELSQGHGASRVFQDQDIMLFRGNLIDGNVLNFAEKSMIQPPPDEGLKKNASCQRRIDSDNLTELTRPTHNYVNIGFQNFDDSHRPFSAQVAPSPSARSSLINFFHHQNEEPALHPDQSPLMACNHSFETVSNLKMHDNELPYFDTQNAKYGRLMDYYQTQGIWAQKNLPNRSMHLQLASQCEIISSPRLIKPHPLTVLSDEITQPKERESCKLFGFDLNNTTTISYQGIPGTNASYGPLLYSQTTAPIIEKDARGTYYPPELSKETKAIDSSTVESENVECVHPCPPSDLQKKLQVVSNRSCTKVHKQGVALGRSVDLTKFDGYDQLIEELDQLFEFKGELMAPNKNWMIVFTDNEDDMMLVGDDPWQEFCAMVRKIFIYTKEEVQKMDSSTLNPKNEDCPDMKENVKETKGSQSASSSNSKNS
- the LOC122040972 gene encoding auxin response factor 4-like isoform X1 yields the protein MASSAEAFTKAGYGNEPGQAFPSDSAAGTGSEDMLYSELWHACAGPLVTLPRQGEKVFYFPQGHIEQVEASTNQVADKQMRVYELSSKILCRVINVQLKAEPETDEVFAQVMLFPEPSQDENAVEKETLSPPPPKPHVYSFCKTLTASDTSTHGGFSVLRRHADECLPPLDMRQQPPTQELVAKDLHGAEWRFRHIFRGQPRRHLLQSGWSVFVSSKRLVAGDAFIFLRGENGELRVGVRRAMRQQANVPSSVISSHNMHLGVLATAWHALTTGTMFTVYYKPRTSPSEFIIPYSQYMESIKNNYSIGMRFKMRFEGDEAPEQRFTGTIVEIGDADSNIWPESKWRCLKVRWDESTSIPRPERVSPWKVEPAVSPPVTPPTMSRAKKCRSNALGPSSDSFVQAKEATTELSQGHGASRVFQDQDIMLFRGNLIDGNVLNFAEKSMIQPPPDEGLKKNASCQRRIDSDNLTELTRPTHNYVNIGFQNFDDSHRPFSAQVAPSPSARSSLINFFHHQNEEPALHPDQSPLMACNHSFETVSNLKMHDNELPYFDTQNAKYGRLMDYYQTQGIWAQKNLPNRSMHLQLASQCEIISSPRLIKPHPLTVLSDEITQPKERESCKLFGFDLNNTTTISYQGIPGTNASYGPLLYSQTTAPIIEKDARGTYYPPELSKETKAIDSSTVESENVECVHPCPPSDLQKKLQVVSNRSCTKVHKQGVALGRSVDLTKFDGYDQLIEELDQLFEFKGELMAPNKNWMIVFTDNEDDMMLVGDDPWQEFCAMVRKIFIYTKEEVQKMDSSTLNPKNEDCPDMKENVKETKGSQSASSSNSKNS